In a genomic window of Helianthus annuus cultivar XRQ/B chromosome 10, HanXRQr2.0-SUNRISE, whole genome shotgun sequence:
- the LOC110883016 gene encoding secreted RxLR effector protein 161-like translates to MVVNHNLHMELNGELTDKEMYQRLVGKLIYLSHTHPDIVYAVGVVSKFMHQPQVAHMEAAQRILRYLKGTVGHGVLFKTNGHLNVELNTDADWAGDKGNRRSTSRYFSLVDGNLVTWRSKKQKVVALSSAEAEFRGIARGLNEVLWIRKLLEDIGFFQKEPSKVMCDNTASIQISENPVQHD, encoded by the coding sequence ATGGTGGTGAACCACAACCTTCACATGGAACTTAATGGGGAGCTTACGGACAAAGAAATGTATCAACGGCTCGTGGGCAAGCTAATTTATCTCTCTCACACTCATCCTGATATAGTGTATGCGGTTGGAGTAGTAAGTAAGTTCATGCACCAACCACAAGTTGCCCACATGGAAGCTGCTCAGAGAATTTTAAGGTATCTCAAGGGGACCGTAGGCCATGGAGTGTTGTTCAAAACAAATGGACATCTGAATGTTGAGCTCAACACTGATGCAGACTGGGCAGGAGATAAGGGAAATCGAAGGTCAACATCAAGGTACTTCTCCTTGGTCGATGGAAACCTTGTTACTTGGAGAAGTAAGAAACAAAAGGTGGTTGCTCTGTCGAGTGCAGAAGCGGAATTTAGAGGTATAGCTCGAGGGTTAAACGAAGTTCTTTGGATCAGGAAGCTACTAGAAGACATTGGTTTTTTTCAAAAGGAACCCAGTAAAGTTATGTGTGACAATACGGCTTCAATACAAATCTCAGAAAACCCAGTACAACATGATTGA